Proteins co-encoded in one Salarias fasciatus chromosome 4, fSalaFa1.1, whole genome shotgun sequence genomic window:
- the myadml2 gene encoding myeloid-associated differentiation marker-like protein 2 has translation MDSHGGHYLNKEAVLSPLGIARMCQLLLGCTIMALVSHSAGYSANYGTFCMFVWCFCFAVTLLVFTLDITRLHTCMPISWDNFTVAFAMLATLMYITASVVYPVYFLQTECPDESCEVQFYRIAVTVCSSVCCFPYGAEVFLTRAKPGAVVGYMATVSGLLKVVQAFVACIIFGALANDSEYSVYIATQYCVVVFSLCFSVTVIVIVLTVSGRTAALRLPFDRFVVIYTFFAVVLYLSTTLIWPIFSFDKKYGNTTRPEACPRGACPWDSKLVVAVFTSVNLILYFVDLIYSQRIRFVSSSAV, from the coding sequence ATGGATTCTCATGGAGGACACTACCTCAACAAAGAGGCCGTGCTGTCTCCGCTGGGCATCGCCCGGAtgtgccagctgctgctgggctgCACCATCATGGCCCTGGTGTCCCACAGCGCGGGCTACAGCGCCAACTACGGCACCTTCTGCATGTTCGTGTGGTGCTTCTGCTTCGCCGTCACGCTGCTGGTGTTCACCCTGGACATCACCCGGCTGCACACCTGCATGCCCATCTCCTGGGACAACTTCACCGTGGCCTTCGCCATGCTGGCCACGCTCATGTACATCACCGCCTCGGTGGTGTACCCCGTCTACTTCCTCCAGACCGAGTGTCCGGACGAGAGCTGCGAGGTCCAGTTCTACCGGATCGCCGTCACCGTCTGCTCCAGCGTCTGCTGCTTCCCCTACGGGGCCGAGGTCTTCCTGACCAGGGCCAAGCCGGGCGCCGTGGTGGGCTACATGGCCACCGTGTCGGGCCTGCTCAAGGTGGTGCAGGCCTTCGTGGCCTGCATCATCTTCGGCGCGTTGGCCAACGACAGCGAGTACAGCGTGTACATCGCCACCCAGTACTGCGTGGTGGTGTTCAGCCTGTGCTTCTCCGTCACCGTCATCGTCATCGTGCTGACGGTGTCCGGCCGGACCGCCGCCCTGCGGCTCCCCTTCGACCGCTTCGTGGTGATCTACACCTTCTTCGCGGTGGTCCTCTACCTCAGCACCACGCTGATCTGGCCCATCTTCAGCTTCGACAAGAAGTACGGCAACACCACCCGCCCGGAGGCCTGCCCGCGTGGAGCATGCCCTTGGGACAGCAAGCTGGTGGTGGCCGTGTTCACCAGCGTCAACCTGATTTTGTACTTTGTTGATCTTATTTACTCCCAGAGGATCCGCTTTGTCTCAAGCTCTGCTGTATGA